In Nicotiana tabacum cultivar K326 chromosome 19, ASM71507v2, whole genome shotgun sequence, one DNA window encodes the following:
- the LOC107783382 gene encoding uncharacterized protein LOC107783382, translating to MARQKHRQAVPVPKTKKGNSGTSLVDQLREDSWIIVKKQKVTILIPPLPVLKQSVVQDAGESLLHVPTIKPTDTQTYQVEMHTEADVVCKMEEPMSLAPKLAIPTVAKVVPQSICQLPRPSRLIERERVETRPMPSFRTNRTIGVCSASKITKRSIIAADRSMMINKRMRAINLERKLQSAGGLRSWLVSRGLDHFVNIFKSKSINKYQLATLTMEKLKEMGSHAVGPRRKLIHAIDCLCHPFCFEHL from the coding sequence ATGGCAAGGCAAAAACATCGACAAGCTGTGCCTGTTCCTAAAACTAAGAAAGGTAATTCGGGTACCTCACTGGTGGACCAGCTGAGAGAAGATAGCTGGATAATAGTCAAGAAGCAGAAAGTCACTATTTTGATCCCTCCCCTACCTGTACTTAAGCAGTCCGTGGTGCAAGACGCTGGAGAAAGCCTGCTACATGTACCAACAATTAAACCTACTGATACTCAAACATATCAAGTTGAGATGCATACTGAAGCAGACGTAGTTTGTAAAATGGAGGAGCCAATGTCTTTGGCACCTAAACTTGCTATACCAACAGTTGCCAAAGTAGTTCCTCAATCAATTTGTCAGTTGCCAAGACCATCGAGGCTAATTGAAAGAGAGCGTGTAGAAACCCGACCAATGCCTAGTTTCAGAACTAATAGAACTATTGGTGTTTGCTCTGCCTCAAAGATTACCAAGCGATCAATTATCGCTGCTGATAGGAGTATGATGATAAATAAAAGAATGAGAGCAATTAATCTTGAGCGCAAGCTTCAAAGTGCTGGAGGCTTGAGAAGTTGGTTGGTTTCAAGGGGCCTTGATCATTTTGTGAACATCTTTAAGAGCAAGAGCATCAACAAGTATCAGTTGGCAACTCTGACCATGGAAAAGCTCAAGGAGATGGGTTCACATGCTGTTGGTCCTCGGAGAAAGCTGATACATGCTATTGACTGCCTTTGTCATCCATTCTGTTTTGAGCATCTGTGA